In Carassius gibelio isolate Cgi1373 ecotype wild population from Czech Republic chromosome B17, carGib1.2-hapl.c, whole genome shotgun sequence, a single window of DNA contains:
- the adss1 gene encoding adenylosuccinate synthetase isozyme 1 — translation MSLGRSPNDHRSAAGKRARNDSGNKVTVVLGAQWGDEGKGKVVDLLATESDVVCRCQGGNNAGHTVVVDEKEYDFHLLPSGIISTKCTSFIGNGVVIHLPGLFEEIDKNEKKGLKGWDKRLIISDRAHIVFDFHQALDGLLEVQRQAQEGQTIGTTKKGIGPTYACKASRTGLRICDLMADFSEFSTRVKNLVQQYQSMYPSLKVDVESELKKLKDYAERIRPLVRDGVYFMYEAIHGSPKRILVEGANAALLDIDFGTYPFVTSSNCTVGGVCTGLGIPPSNIGDVYGVSKAYTTRVGIGAFPTEQLNAVGELLQTRGHEVGVTTGRKRRCGWLDLVILNYAHMINGFTAIALTKLDILDVLEEIKVGVAYKINGKRVPYFPANMEVLQKVEVEYETLPGWKTDTSAARKWSDLPPKAQNYIRFVENHIGVPIKWVGVGKSRECMIQMF, via the exons ATGTCTTTGGGCCGGTCACCGAACGACCACAGGTCCGCCGCGGGGAAACGGGCGAGAAACGACTCGGGGAACAAAGTGACAGTTGTTCTCGGAGCGCAATGGGGAGACGAAGGCAAAGGAAAAGTTGTTGATTTATTGGCGACGGAGTCTGACGTCGTGTGCAGGTGTCAG GGAGGAAATAACGCTGGGCACACGGTGGTGGTGGATGAGAAAGAGTATGATTTCCATCTTCTCCCCAGTGGAATCATCAGCACCAAATGCACATCATTCATCG GTAACGGCGTAGTCATTCATCTTCCAGGATTATTCGAGGAGATTGACAAGAATGAGAAAAaag GTCTGAAAGGATGGGATAAAAGACTTATCATCTCAGATCGTGCTCACATCG TATTTGACTTTCATCAGGCTTTGGATGGACTTCTGGAGGTTCAGAGACAAGCTCAGGAAGGACAGAC CATAGGAACCACTAAGAAAGGCATCGGCCCCACGTACGCCTGTAAAGCGTCTCGCACCGGGCTCCGCATCTGTGACCTGATGGCTGACTTCAGTGAGTTTTCTACCAG GGTGAAGAACCTGGTGCAGCAGTATCAGTCCATGTATCCATCTCTGAAGGTGGACGTGGAGAGCGAGCTGAAGAAGCTGaag GACTACGCCGAGAGGATCAGACCGCTGGTCAGAGACGGAGTCTATTTCATGTATGAAGCGATTCACGGGTCACCGAAGAGAATCCTGGTGGAGGGAGCGAACGCAGCTCTGCTGGACATCGACttcg GTACGTACCCGTTTGTGACGTCCTCCAACTGTACGGTGGGGGGGGTGTGCACCGGCCTCGGGATCCCTCCCTCGAACATCGGAGACGTGTACGGAGTGTCAAAGGCCTACACCACGAGAGTCGGGATTGGAGCCTTTCCCACAGAACAACTCAAT gcggtGGGCGAGCTGCTGCAGACACGAGGTCATGAAGTGGGCGTGACCACAGGCAGAAAGAGACGCTGTGGTTGGCTGGATCTGGTTATTCTCAACTACGCTCATATGATCAACGGATTCACAGC cATTGCTTTGACTAAACTGGACATCCTCGATGTTCTGGAGGAAATTAAAGTGGGTGTTGCTTATAAGATCAATGGCAAGAGAGTCCCATATTTCCCAG CCAACATGGAGGTTCTGCAGAAGGTGGAGGTTGAATACGAGACGCTTCCCGGCTGGAAGACGGACACATCAGCGGCCAGGAAGTGGAGCGATCTTCCTCCTAAAGCGCAGAACTACATCCGCTTCGTGGAGAATCACATCGGCGTTCCTA TTAAGTGGGTTGGCGTGGGAAAATCCAGGGAATGCATGATCCAGATGTTCTAG